Proteins from a genomic interval of Heterodontus francisci isolate sHetFra1 chromosome 31, sHetFra1.hap1, whole genome shotgun sequence:
- the LOC137347250 gene encoding rho-related GTP-binding protein RhoB-like: MSTLRRKLVVVGDGGCGKTSLLFVLSKDEFPEDYIPTVFETYVADIEVNQKLVELALWDTAGQEDYDRLRPLSYPDTDVILMCFSVDIPDSLSNIPEKWMPEVRHFCPGVPVVLVGNKKDLRSNERVRKELARSKREPVRWEEGRAMAEMIGAYDYLECSAKTKEGVWEVFETATRATLKFSQKGCFNCACTLL, translated from the coding sequence ATGTCCACGCTCAGGAGGAAGCTGGTGGTGGTCGGTGATGGTGGCTGTGGTAAAACAAGTTTGTTGTTTGTGTTAAGCAAGGATGAGTTCCCTGAAGACTACATCCCCACTGTCTTCGAGACCTACGTGGCCGATATAGAAGTGAACCAGAAGCTGGTAGAACTGGCACTTTGGGACACAGCCGGACAAGAGGACTACGACCGCCTGCGGCCTCTCTCCTATCCCGACACCGACGTTATCTTGATGTGCTTCTCGGTGGACATCCCTGACTCCCTGAGCAACATCCCGGAAAAGTGGATGCCCGAGGTCAGGCACTTCTGCCCCGGTGTGCCAGTGGTGTTGGTGGGCAACAAGAAGGACCTGCGGAGCAACGAGCGGGTCCGCAAGGAGCTGGCGAGGAGCAAGAGGGAGCCGGTGAGGTGGGAAGAGGGCCGGGCCATGGCGGAGATGATTGGTGCCTACGATTACCTAGAATGCTCGGCCAAGACAAAAGAAGGCGTCTGGGAGGTTTTCGAAACTGCCACCAGGGCCACCTTGAAGTTCTCACAGAAGGGATGCTTCAACTGCGCGTGCACCCTGTTGTAA